The proteins below come from a single Mugil cephalus isolate CIBA_MC_2020 chromosome 7, CIBA_Mcephalus_1.1, whole genome shotgun sequence genomic window:
- the LOC125011401 gene encoding uncharacterized protein LOC125011401 isoform X2 — protein MSLSVILGLMLCIEAPGSSAVTDVFVKRGEDVLLEVMDDVTKKFDFFIWKFNIINVLVGYLPGRKPTVSKGYTGRVEFSVENYSVKLKYLQDDDSGVYEAQVTGAKEQTIAKYMVTVQGPVSPVDLNPDSVSNSSDSCSLTVTCSTEDSHISSTFTCDTKTCSQEGGDQSKVTNSGASLRVHLLNGTIICHHSNQVSWTQKNMTQIQDLCPLHAGLSDGVSICLVKTVVFSVGLIIMVSVVISVHLMEKIRKLK, from the exons GGTCCAgtgctgtgactgatgtgtttgtgaagagaggagaggatgtaCTTCTGGAAGTCATGGATGATGTTACAAAGAAATTTGATTTCTTTATCTGgaaatttaatataattaatgtTTTAGTAGGATATTTACCTGGTAGAAAACCAACAGTCTCTAAAGGTTACACTGGAAGGGTTGAGTTCTCTGTGGAAAATTactcagtgaaattaaagtatCTACAAGATGACGACAGTGGAGTTTATGAGGCACAAGTAACAGGAGCTAAAGAACAAACAATAGCTAAATACATGGTCACAGTTCAAG gtccagtgtctccagttgatctgaatccagactctgtgtccaACAGCTCAGACTCCTGTTCCctcactgtgacctgcagcacagaggactcacacatcagcagcactttcacatgtgacaccaaaacctgctctcaggagggaggagaccaaTCAAAGGTCACCAACTCTGGTGCTTCCCTCCGTGTCCACCTGTTGAATGGAACAATCATCTGTCACCATAGCAACCAAGTCAGCTGGACTCAGAAGAATATGACACAGATTCAGGATCTCTGTCCCCTACATGCTG gtctctctgatggtgtctccatctgtctggtgaAGACAGTCGTGTTCTCTGTTGGTCTGATCATCATGGTGTCTGTCGTCATCAGTGTCCACCTCATGGAGAAGATcaggaaactgaaataa
- the LOC125011399 gene encoding uncharacterized protein LOC125011399 isoform X3: protein MVTVQGPVSPVDLNPDSVSISSDSCNLTVTCSTEDSHINSTFKCDNQTYSQEGGDQSKVTNSGASLRVHLLNDTIICNHSNQVSWMENRTQIQDLCPLHAGLEHPFGPISTIIMIFVGVLMMVVGSCLLYKRRKRDRKTIKNPLYGRSVRSADRDSALSPSSTYSLVGQNTGPRGSTETKTNNQPESLYAMI from the exons atggtcacagttcaag gtccagtgtctccagttgaTTTGAatccagactctgtgtccatcagctcagactcctgtaacctcactgtgacctgcagcacagaggactcACACATCAACAGCACTTTCAAATGTGACAATCAAACCTActctcaggagggaggagaccaaTCAAAGGTCACCAACTCTGGTGCTTCCCTCCGTGTCCACCTGTTGAATGACACAATCATCTGTAACCATAGCAACCAAGTCAGCTGGATGGAAAATAGGACACAGATTCAGGATCTCTGTCCCCTACATGCTG GACTTGAACATCCCTTTGGCCCTATTAGTACAATCATCATGATATTTGTTGGTGTCCTTATGATGGTTGTTGGAAGTTGTCTCCTTTATAAGAGAAGAAAAC GTGACAGAAAGACCATAAAAAATCCATTGTATGGACGTTCTGTG CGTTCAGCAGATCGTGATTCAGCTCtttctccatcctccacctACAGCTTGGTCGGGCAAAATACTGGACCCAGAGGATCCACTGAGACTAAAACCAACAATCAGCCAGAGAGTCTCTATGCAATGATATGA